TTCATTATGCAGCTTACCCGCCGTGGCAATAAGCTGCTCGCGTTGCTCCTCCAGCTGCACCATCTGACGTCGCAATTCATCCAGCTTGCGTTGGTGGACCTTTATTAATGTGTCCAGCCCCTTCATTACCGACCTACAGCCTCGCCACCGGATTCGTAAGGCATATCCAGCAATTCTGCCAATTGCTGATACCCTTCTTCCAACGTATAATACTCATCTTTTTGCTGTTTAATGAACGCTTCCAGTGGTTCATGATATTTTATTGCCATGTCCACATCAGGGTCGCTACCTTTGCGATACGCACCCAGACGAATCATTTCTGCCATATCGTCGTAAGTTGCCATAAGCTGCTTTGCCCGTGCAACCAAGGCATTCTGCGCCTCTGTGTTACATCCCGGCATCATACGTGAAATGCTTTTCAACACATTAATCGCAGGGAAGCGCCCACGCTGTGCAATGCTACGATCCAACATTATATGCCCATCGATGATACCGCGCACCGTGTCACTGATTGGCTCATTTGTGTCATCCCCTTCGACCAAAACACTGAACATGCCTGTGATAGCGCCTTCGCCTTTCATGCCGGGCCCCGCACGCTCCAGCAATTTAGGAAGCTCAGAAAATACCGTGGGTGTGTAGCCCTTACTTGTGGGTGGCTCTCCCGCAGAAAGACCAATTTCCCGCTGTGCCATGGCAAAACGTGTTACGCTATCCATCAGACAAAGCACCTCTTTCCCTTGTTCGCGAAAATATTCTGCCAGCGCCATAGTGACATATGCTGCCTGACGCCGCATGAGCGCAGACTCACTAGAGGTTGCCGCCACAACAACAGAACGCTTAAGGCCTTCTTCACCCAGATCGTCCTCTATGAACTCTTGCACCTCGCGGCTACGCTCGCCAATTAAGCCAATGACATTCACATCTGCCTGCGAATTACGTGCAAACATAGACATCAGCACAGATTTTCCTACGCCAGAACCGGCAAAAATACCCATACGTTGCCCCTGACAGCAGGTAAGAAAAGTATTTACGGAACGTACACCTATATCCAGCTTACCACCCACTCGTTGGCGGAGATGCGATTGATCGGGGGTTTGTCGCAGAAAAAAAGCATCCCTCCCCCAGCGCAACCTACCAAGACCATCTATCGGCTCTGCAAAGGCATTTACCACCCGACCCAACCATGACTCGTCAGGATAAATCGCGGTTTCGGCGTCGGTCACCACAACTTTAGAGCCTGGACCCACACCTTCTGGGCTGCCAAAAGGCATGAGCAGGGCGCGTTCTTCGCGAAACCCTACCACCTCGCACACTACGTCGCGCTTATCTTTTGCATGAACATGGCAACGCGCACCAATGGTCAGGCCATGCTCGATGCCACTGCACTCTATTAGCAAGCCCATTACCGCCGTAACATGCCCCTCTAAACGAAAGCTACGCAAGCGCTCAATTTCCGATAGAATATGTTCCATTAAAAGGCATCCATGAGGGTTAAGGCAAAAGGTTAATGGGCTAAATAAATGTTTTATATATACTACTAGCATAGCTGCAGCAAAAATATGGTGCAAGTATTGCGGGCGTTAGTAAAAAATTAAGAATAGTTAATATTTGGTATATAAAGTGTTGTTAGCCCCATTCAAATACGATATATTGATATAGTTAAGTAAGCACTTATTAATTTTTCACAGGATGTGAATTCATGCGTGTACTTTTGGTCGAAGATGATCCGTCAACCGCAAAAGCGATAGAGCTTTCTCTGGCCTCAGAGGGCATCATTTGTGATACCACCGAACTGGGCGAAGAAGGGCTCGAAATCGGCAAATTATACGATTACGACATTATTATTCTCGATTTGATGTTGCCGGATATGGATGGCTATGAAGTGCTACGCCGCTTCCGCGCTGCAAAGGTAAATACCCCGATTCTGATTCTTTCCGGCCTTTCCAGCCCCGACCAAAAAATCAAAGGCTTGGGCTTTGGTGCCGATGATTACCTTACTAAGCCTTTTAATAAAGGCGAGTTGGTTGCCCGTATTCAGGCAATTGTGCGCCGCTCCAAAGGCCATTCCGAATCGGTTATCCGTACCGGAAAAATGACCGTGAATCTTGATACGCGCTCGGTGGAAATCGAAGACAAGTCTGTGCACTTAACCAGCAAAGAATACGGCATTATTGAGCTTTTAAGCTTGCGCAAAGGCTCTACACTCACAAAGGAAATGTTCCTGAACCATCTGTATGGCGGCATTGATGAGCCTGAGCTAAAAATTATTGATGTATTTGTATGTAAGCTGCGCAAAAAGCTATCAACCCTTGCGGGCGAAAACTACATTGAAACCATTTGGGGGCGTGGCTATGTTCTCAAAGAACCTGATAACTCCGCTTCTGAATCATCGCAAAAAAAAACTCTGTCTGAAGCCACTTGAACTTTTGACAGAGACCTAACGCACTCATTTATTTTTTTATTATAGCATTATATACCTCTGATCCGCTGTGATATCAGGGATGCACTGCCACAATCTCGAAATGTGTATCGTCAATGCTATGTCCAAGCTTCACCTGCAAGCTTTCGGCCAAGCGTGCCATAAAATAGGGTTGAACTGAACGCGGCGTGATATCAGCAAAATC
The sequence above is a segment of the Alphaproteobacteria bacterium genome. Coding sequences within it:
- the fliI gene encoding flagellar protein export ATPase FliI codes for the protein MEHILSEIERLRSFRLEGHVTAVMGLLIECSGIEHGLTIGARCHVHAKDKRDVVCEVVGFREERALLMPFGSPEGVGPGSKVVVTDAETAIYPDESWLGRVVNAFAEPIDGLGRLRWGRDAFFLRQTPDQSHLRQRVGGKLDIGVRSVNTFLTCCQGQRMGIFAGSGVGKSVLMSMFARNSQADVNVIGLIGERSREVQEFIEDDLGEEGLKRSVVVAATSSESALMRRQAAYVTMALAEYFREQGKEVLCLMDSVTRFAMAQREIGLSAGEPPTSKGYTPTVFSELPKLLERAGPGMKGEGAITGMFSVLVEGDDTNEPISDTVRGIIDGHIMLDRSIAQRGRFPAINVLKSISRMMPGCNTEAQNALVARAKQLMATYDDMAEMIRLGAYRKGSDPDVDMAIKYHEPLEAFIKQQKDEYYTLEEGYQQLAELLDMPYESGGEAVGR
- a CDS encoding response regulator transcription factor produces the protein MRVLLVEDDPSTAKAIELSLASEGIICDTTELGEEGLEIGKLYDYDIIILDLMLPDMDGYEVLRRFRAAKVNTPILILSGLSSPDQKIKGLGFGADDYLTKPFNKGELVARIQAIVRRSKGHSESVIRTGKMTVNLDTRSVEIEDKSVHLTSKEYGIIELLSLRKGSTLTKEMFLNHLYGGIDEPELKIIDVFVCKLRKKLSTLAGENYIETIWGRGYVLKEPDNSASESSQKKTLSEAT